In Rhipicephalus microplus isolate Deutch F79 chromosome 7, USDA_Rmic, whole genome shotgun sequence, one genomic interval encodes:
- the LOC119180015 gene encoding uncharacterized protein LOC119180015 isoform X1 — translation MCIPFIQSNLLICKMSASLVRRALNLFNDLEEVRENQKSKKKCRERRPQAGSTLHGTKKKALKRQGAVRRKAIPSEEKRTRAIIEELKQAQEADHTEENVRALMKLSQTCSRVINKAGLHSMMQRANADVPMQDDDRPTAFTDEDFRRFEEEYHIS, via the exons atgTGTATTCCATTCATTCAATCAAATTTGTTGATTTGCAAAATGTCAGCTTCCCTGGTGCGAAGGGCTCTGAACTTGTTCAATGATTTGGAAGAAG TTCGCGAGAACCAAAAATCCAAGAAGAAATGCAGGGAGAGGCGACCTCAGGCGGGGTCAACTCTTCACGGCACGAAAAAGAAAGCCCTGAAACGTCAAGGTGCGGTGCGCCGCAAAGCAATACCCAGCGAGGAAAAGCGGACGCGAGCCATCATAG AGGAACTAAAGCAGGCACAAGAGGCAGACCACACAGAGGAAAATGTCAGGGCTCTCATGAAGCTGTCACAGACCTGTAGTAGGGTTATCAACAAG GCTGGCTTGCATTCCATGATGCAAAGGGCAAATGCTGATGTGCCAATGCAAGATGACGACAGACCAACTGCCTTCACCGACGAAGACTTTCGTCGCTTTGAGGAAGAATACCACATATCTTAA
- the LOC119180015 gene encoding uncharacterized protein LOC119180015 isoform X2, whose protein sequence is MCIPFIQSNLLICKMSASLVRRALNLFNDLEEVRENQKSKKKCRERRPQAGSTLHGTKKKALKRQGAVRRKAIPSEEKRTRAIIEELKQAQEADHTEENVRALMKLSQTCSRVINKAGLHSMMQRANADVPMQDDDRPTAFTDEDFRRFEEEYHIS, encoded by the exons atgTGTATTCCATTCATTCAATCAAATTTGTTGATTTGCAAAATGTCAGCTTCCCTGGTGCGAAGGGCTCTGAACTTGTTCAATGATTTGGAAGAAG TTCGCGAGAACCAAAAATCCAAGAAGAAATGCAGGGAGAGGCGACCTCAGGCGGGGTCAACTCTTCACGGCACGAAAAAGAAAGCCCTGAAACGTCAAGGTGCGGTGCGCCGCAAAGCAATACCCAGCGAGGAAAAGCGGACGCGAGCCATCATAG AGGAACTAAAGCAGGCACAAGAGGCAGACCACACAGAGGAAAATGTCAGGGCTCTCATGAAGCTGTCACAGACCTGTAGTAGGGTTATCAACAAG GCTGGCTTGCATTCCATGATGCAAAGGGCAAATGCTGATGTGCCAATGCAAGATGACGACAGACCAACTGCCTTCACCGACGAAGACTTTCGTCGCTTTGAGGAAGAATACCA CATATCTTAA